The window AGGCGCGCTTCAACCCGATGCGGCAGATGGATATCGAAGCCGGGAATTAAGCCTGCTTGCCCGCCAAGGCGGATGATGACACTGAGCGTGCGAGACGCTTCAATTCTTAACATCGCTGGGGCGGATCCGTGGAACCCGCTCCGACGGATTTGGACTCACGCCTCGGTCAGCGCGCTCAGCCGCGAGGCCAGCACCGCCATCGATTCCTTGAGGTTGGCACGGCGGGTCATGAAGCTGCGCGCGGCCACCGGATAGGCGAAGTGGGCGGGATCGTTAATGCGGGTGCGGGCTTCTTCGGATGCGATCTCCTGGTCGAGCGCGCGCACGGCCTTCTCCATGTCCGCCAGCATTGTGCTGATCTGGGCCGCCTCGCGCGAGACGGTGTTGCGCGGTGTTTCGAAATAGATGAAGGGCTTCATGGTTTCGCTCCGGGCTGGGACACCCCCAAGGGTGATTGCCCGTATCGCCGCAAAAAACCTGCCACTCCCGGTTCAAACGCTGCGTTATCCACTACTTACGCGCTACTACTTAGGCGCCCGGACGTGCCGCGCTCTGGGTCAGTGACGCCAGCGCCGCAGCGAGTGCGGTGGCCGCAGCGTCAGCGCGTTTCTTCTCGAAAATCGCGAATTCCAGATCAGGCAGCCGCGGCAGGCCCTGCGCGGTGCCAAGCACACGCAAGCCCGGGCCGACCACGCTTGCGGGCAGCGGCGTGATCGCCAGGCCCGCGAGTGCCGCGGCGCGCACGCCGGTGAGGCTGGGGCTGGTGTAGACAATCTGCCAGGCGAGGTCGCTGTCGCGCAGCGCATTGAGCGCGGCCTCGCGCGACACCGAATGTTCGCGGTAGAGCGCCAGCGGCAGTGCCGCGCCGGCTATCGGCATGAAGGTGTCCGCGGCCGCCCACACCAGCGGCTCGCGCCAGGCGAGACGTCCGCGCGAGGTGCCGAGCGGGCGCTTGGCCAGCACCACGTCCAGCCGCCCGGCATCGAGCTGCGCGATCAACTCGGCACTGACGCCGATCTGCACCTCGAGCTTCACATGCGGATGCAACGTGGCGAAGCGGCCGAGCGCGGGCGGCAGCGATCCCCCGGCGACTTCTTCCACCGCGCCCAGCCGCACGGTGCCGGAGAGCTGCGGCGCCAAGAGCCGATGGCGCGCGGCTTCCTCCAGCTGCAGCAGATGGCGCGCGTCGCCGAGCAGCATTTCGCCATCGTCGGTCAGCGCCACCGAGCGGGTGGTGCGGCGGAACAGCGGGCGCCTGGCCTCGGCCTCGAGCCGCTTGATCTGCTGGCTGACGGTGGACTGGGTCAGATTGAGACGCTCGGCCGCGCGGTGGAACCCGCCGCAATCGGCCACGGTGACGAAGGTGCGCAGCAGTTCGAATTCGAGCATGAAAGCATTGATCGCTATTTACGATCAATTATATTATAAAATATCGTTTCTATAATCAATGGCCGGCGCCTAGTTTTCCGCTCGAACGATCAACCGAGCGGGAAGGGCCCAGGCCATGGCGACCACATCCAATCAACACACCAACAATCGCAGCGCGCGGCTTGCACGTGCCGCAGCACTCTGCGATGGCGGAAAGATCTGTCCGCCGGAGCGGACGACACAGTTGCTC is drawn from Bradyrhizobium prioriisuperbiae and contains these coding sequences:
- a CDS encoding LysR substrate-binding domain-containing protein, which produces MLEFELLRTFVTVADCGGFHRAAERLNLTQSTVSQQIKRLEAEARRPLFRRTTRSVALTDDGEMLLGDARHLLQLEEAARHRLLAPQLSGTVRLGAVEEVAGGSLPPALGRFATLHPHVKLEVQIGVSAELIAQLDAGRLDVVLAKRPLGTSRGRLAWREPLVWAAADTFMPIAGAALPLALYREHSVSREAALNALRDSDLAWQIVYTSPSLTGVRAAALAGLAITPLPASVVGPGLRVLGTAQGLPRLPDLEFAIFEKKRADAAATALAAALASLTQSAARPGA